Genomic segment of Bacillota bacterium:
GTGCCCTCTGATTATAGGGAATTTTTTACCCTCTATGAGATGAGCCGGTACGAACCGGTACCGCTTTTTGTGACCACTGATTCCATGCTACACAACTACCACCTGTTTTTCAACCATCTACTCAAGGCGATAGAAACAGACAGGCTCATTCCAGAACTGA
This window contains:
- a CDS encoding DUF3160 domain-containing protein yields the protein MFHLSEAAKSLLVKNGFVVVPSDYREFFTLYEMSRYEPVPLFVTTDSMLHNYHLFFNHLLKAIETDRLIPEL